The genomic segment CTCGCCGAGCTGCTGGTCGGCTCGCTGCTGAAGGAGCTGCCCGACGGCGTCGAACTGCCCGGCGCGCGGGTCGTGCCCATCCTCAACGGGCTGGGGAGCGTCAAGTACGAGGAGCTCTTCCTCCTCTACGGCGCGATCGACCGGCTGCTCGCCCAAGCCGGGGCTATCGCGGTCCAGCCCGAGGTGGGCGAGTTCTGCACGAGCTTCGACATGGCCGGGGTGTCGCTGACGCTGCTGTGGCCCGACGACGAGCTGGAGCGGCTGTGGCTCGCGCCCTGCGACACGCCCGCGTTCCGCCGGGGTTCGGTCGAGGGGCGGGTGGCGGTCACCGACGACCAGCTGGCGGCATCCGAGGAGTCCGAGCGCATCCCTCCCGCCACCGACGCGTCGCGGCGCGCCGCCGCGGTGATCGCGGGCGTGCTCCGGGCGGTCGCCGGATCGCTCGACGACGCGGCCGACGAACTGGGGCGCATCGACCGCGTGGCCGGCGACGGCGACCACGGCATCGGCATGCAGCGGGGCAGCCGCGCCGCGGCCACCGCGGCCGCCGAGGCCGCGGACGCGGGCGCCGGTGCCGGCACCCTGCTCCACCGCGCGGGCGACGCGTGGGCCGACAAGGGCGGCGGCACGTCCGGCGCGATCTGGGGCGAGATGCTCGTCGCCCTCGGCTCCGCGCTCGGCGACGACGCCCCCGTCACCGCCGAGGCCGTCGGCCACGGGGTGACCGCGATGAAGGACGCCGTCATGTCGTTCGGCAAGGCCAAGCCGGGCGACAAGACCATGATCGACGCGATCGTCCCGTTCGCCGACGACCTCCAGGAGCGCCTCGCTGCCGGGGACGACCTCGTCGCCGCCTGGCAGCACGCGGCGGAGGTCGCCGCCGACGCCGCGCAGAAGACCGCCGCCCTCACGGCCCGGCTCGGCCGCGCCCGCTCGCACGGCGACAAGAGCATCGGAACCCCCGACCCCGGCGCCGTCTCGTTCGCGCTGGTGGCCCATCGGGCACTGGACATCCTGAAGGAGAGATGACATGACCTATCGACTGGTGATCGGCTCGGACGACGCGGGCTTCGAGTACAAGGAGCGCCTCAAGCAGGACCTCCTGGACAATCCGCTCGTCGAGAGCGTGGTCGACGTGGGGGTGGACGCGGAGGGCCACACGAACTATCCGACGATCGCCACGACGGCGGCCGAGCGGGTCGCCGCCGGCGAGGCGGACCGCGCCCTCCTCATCTGCGGGACCGG from the Microbacterium atlanticum genome contains:
- a CDS encoding dihydroxyacetone kinase family protein; the encoded protein is MTRLFNDPDDFVDDSIAGFVAASGRWVRPVTGGVVGSTRAAVPTVAVVIGGGSGHYPAFAGLVGPGLAHGAVMGNVFSSPSAHQVHSVATAAHEGRGVLLSYGNYAGDVLHFTQAQDRMRAAGIDCRTVLVTDDISSAPTAERDKRRGIAGDLVVFKVAGGAAAEGYDLDGVERVARAANDRTRSLGVAFGGCTLPGADEPLFTVPEGRMAVGLGIHGEPGIDEVEIPTAEGLAELLVGSLLKELPDGVELPGARVVPILNGLGSVKYEELFLLYGAIDRLLAQAGAIAVQPEVGEFCTSFDMAGVSLTLLWPDDELERLWLAPCDTPAFRRGSVEGRVAVTDDQLAASEESERIPPATDASRRAAAVIAGVLRAVAGSLDDAADELGRIDRVAGDGDHGIGMQRGSRAAATAAAEAADAGAGAGTLLHRAGDAWADKGGGTSGAIWGEMLVALGSALGDDAPVTAEAVGHGVTAMKDAVMSFGKAKPGDKTMIDAIVPFADDLQERLAAGDDLVAAWQHAAEVAADAAQKTAALTARLGRARSHGDKSIGTPDPGAVSFALVAHRALDILKER